DNA sequence from the Carnobacterium funditum DSM 5970 genome:
TATAATCACGCAGTAGCGAAAGCTACCTTTAAAGTTATTAAGTCAGATGATGTATGCTATAATTTAGTAAAGATTTAAAGGAGAAAAAATGAAAAAATTAGTTAAGGATATTGGAGATGAATTAAAGCATTTTTTATCCGGAAAGACAATAGATGCGGTTATTCCACCGATAATATATGTAATAGGAAATAATCTGTTCGGACTTAAAGAAGGAATCATACTGGCTCTATCTATTGCTTCTATTTTAGCTCTATTTAGGTTTTTAAAAAAAGAAAAGATTCTTTATGCTCTGGGAGGTATTGCCGGGGTAGCTCTGGCTTCTGGATTTGCATTAATTGCGGACGAGGCAGCAAATTATTTTGTGCCTAAGATAATAGGGAGTGGAGGTTTATTTTTAGTATCTATTATAAGTGTTTTTGTTGGAAAACCTCTTGCAGCAATTTTAAGTCATCTATCAAGAGGTTGGCACTTTGATTGGTTTTTAAGAGATGATATAAAACCAGCTTATAGAGAAGTAACAGTTGTATGGGCAATTTTATTTTTAGGAAGAATGATTCTTCAAATATTTCTATATAACA
Encoded proteins:
- a CDS encoding DUF3159 domain-containing protein; the protein is MKKLVKDIGDELKHFLSGKTIDAVIPPIIYVIGNNLFGLKEGIILALSIASILALFRFLKKEKILYALGGIAGVALASGFALIADEAANYFVPKIIGSGGLFLVSIISVFVGKPLAAILSHLSRGWHFDWFLRDDIKPAYREVTVVWAILFLGRMILQIFLYNRGNLTELGWASILLGFPATLTVLILTLIYGVWRLKRLGGPGIDEFQEGKNPPWEGQKKGF